One part of the Bacillus sp. FJAT-45350 genome encodes these proteins:
- a CDS encoding response regulator transcription factor translates to MKTTILVADDDEHIRKLIRIYLENSHFTVIEAADGKEALEHLSTKQIDLAIIDVMMPHINGIELTEEIRSFLSIPILMVTARGESKDKVKGFNAGTDDYLVKPFDPVELILRIKALLKRYNVVSEKIVKVGTVTIDLERLIIESPDKELALKKKECELLFVLASSLGKIFTRTQLIEKIWGIDYEGDERTVDVHIKRLREQLTSFPDLSITTVRGLGYRLEEV, encoded by the coding sequence ATGAAAACAACCATTTTAGTAGCTGATGATGATGAACATATTCGTAAATTGATTAGAATTTATCTTGAAAATAGTCATTTTACCGTTATAGAAGCAGCAGATGGGAAAGAAGCTTTAGAACATCTATCTACTAAACAAATTGACCTAGCAATTATTGATGTGATGATGCCTCATATCAATGGAATTGAACTAACCGAAGAAATCCGTTCATTTCTGAGTATTCCAATTCTGATGGTTACTGCTAGAGGAGAATCGAAAGATAAAGTAAAAGGATTTAATGCGGGTACAGATGATTACTTAGTGAAACCATTTGATCCAGTAGAGCTTATCCTACGAATTAAAGCTTTATTAAAGCGTTACAATGTCGTATCTGAAAAGATTGTAAAAGTAGGTACTGTAACAATTGACTTAGAACGACTCATTATTGAGTCACCAGACAAAGAATTGGCGTTAAAAAAGAAGGAATGTGAATTATTATTTGTCTTAGCTAGTTCACTAGGTAAGATATTTACACGCACACAATTAATTGAAAAAATCTGGGGCATTGATTATGAAGGGGATGAAAGAACTGTTGATGTTCATATTAAAAGGTTAAGAGAACAGTTAACTTCTTTTCCAGACTTATCAATTACAACAGTAAGGGGACTCGGCTATCGATTGGAGGAAGTCTAA
- the copZ gene encoding copper chaperone CopZ, translated as MTKETIKVDGMSCGHCSAAVEGALLKINGVEKAVVSLDDKQVVIEFDGEKVNVDKLKNEIEDIGYDVVS; from the coding sequence ATGACAAAGGAAACAATTAAAGTAGATGGAATGAGTTGTGGACATTGCTCTGCAGCTGTAGAGGGAGCATTACTTAAAATTAATGGTGTAGAAAAAGCAGTAGTAAGCTTAGATGATAAGCAAGTAGTAATTGAATTTGATGGTGAAAAGGTCAACGTTGATAAACTTAAAAATGAAATAGAAGACATCGGCTATGATGTTGTTTCATAA
- a CDS encoding DUF58 domain-containing protein: MTDTSKQIESDANGTNKQVVQTSILFEKYSVWVFLTGLVLAIWFRFIPLIVVFTFLILLSVLIGVWKRKSLTFITPQVELSKSRIFATNEFYIDASVYNDKWLPLPWLEWEFTEKEGIVIGNREQDTYLIRFLWLLWYQKVQWKIKGTATKRGVYNVGLVKLRSGDGFRFSEIEQELNVNKRLYVYPKLVSVIVPPFRPSMQWGVKGKQGGFLEDPLLINGIREYQEGDELRRMNLKATARTGKLQSNVYQPVVVEQLMLYIDVTGFVNQEGTHEDPTKFAMINKQKKEDFEWLLSIITSVAVAYKEKGLDVGFSSNGSKSEEKNVRIVPPSSNLLSVLDQLAEMTQTVSEKNTIVLEEMLKKGNINSPLFIYCERITKSQFMWYKKNRQKLMDVRFFYMYDTDYSKKLKNAKPIDSFISRKQAVKGL, translated from the coding sequence ATGACTGACACGTCGAAACAAATTGAAAGTGATGCGAACGGTACGAATAAGCAAGTAGTACAAACAAGCATTTTATTTGAGAAATATTCCGTTTGGGTATTTCTTACTGGACTGGTACTTGCGATATGGTTTCGGTTCATCCCGTTAATTGTTGTCTTTACCTTTTTAATTCTTTTATCGGTGCTCATTGGTGTATGGAAGAGGAAATCCCTAACTTTTATTACACCACAAGTAGAGCTCTCTAAGTCTAGAATCTTTGCAACTAATGAGTTTTATATCGATGCATCCGTTTATAACGATAAGTGGTTACCACTTCCGTGGCTAGAGTGGGAGTTCACTGAAAAAGAGGGGATAGTGATCGGAAATCGTGAACAAGATACATATCTCATTCGATTTCTATGGTTATTATGGTATCAAAAAGTACAATGGAAAATTAAAGGAACGGCAACGAAACGTGGCGTTTATAATGTCGGCTTAGTCAAATTACGCTCAGGAGACGGCTTTCGTTTTAGTGAGATAGAACAGGAACTTAATGTAAATAAAAGATTATATGTTTATCCTAAATTAGTTTCAGTCATCGTTCCACCTTTTCGACCTTCTATGCAATGGGGAGTGAAAGGAAAGCAAGGAGGATTTTTAGAAGATCCACTTTTAATAAATGGAATCCGCGAGTACCAAGAGGGAGATGAGTTACGGAGAATGAATTTGAAGGCTACCGCACGGACTGGTAAGCTTCAATCAAATGTGTATCAGCCTGTAGTGGTCGAGCAATTAATGCTCTATATAGATGTAACAGGTTTTGTTAATCAAGAAGGTACTCATGAAGATCCAACTAAATTTGCGATGATTAACAAGCAGAAAAAAGAAGATTTTGAGTGGCTACTTTCAATCATTACATCAGTTGCTGTCGCTTATAAAGAGAAAGGGTTAGATGTAGGTTTTAGTAGTAATGGATCAAAAAGTGAAGAGAAGAATGTCAGAATCGTTCCTCCTAGTAGCAATTTACTATCAGTGCTGGACCAACTAGCTGAAATGACTCAAACGGTAAGTGAAAAGAATACAATTGTGTTAGAAGAGATGCTCAAAAAGGGAAACATAAATTCACCGTTATTCATTTATTGTGAGCGAATTACAAAAAGCCAATTTATGTGGTATAAGAAGAATAGACAGAAACTTATGGATGTACGTTTTTTCTATATGTATGATACAGACTATTCAAAAAAGCTAAAAAATGCTAAGCCGATTGATTCATTCATATCCCGTAAACAAGCAGTAAAGGGGTTGTAG
- a CDS encoding TlpA family protein disulfide reductase, translated as MLKRTSFFLLLSLLILFTWMGNEQEKQKLYTQADALAIPKVGYKAPDFTLVSFQGESVSLEEFDGTPVFLNFWASWCPPCKAEMPDMVEVAKMYEGEVQFIGVNMATQDRIEAAESFLDEYDVFYTNVIDETRTVADMYQITAIPTTFVIDRDGVITYRKLGGMTKREMEATIEEVIERGR; from the coding sequence TTGTTGAAACGAACATCATTTTTTCTCTTATTATCCTTACTTATTTTGTTTACTTGGATGGGGAATGAACAAGAGAAACAAAAACTGTATACTCAAGCAGATGCTCTAGCTATCCCTAAAGTAGGGTATAAAGCACCGGACTTTACTTTAGTAAGTTTTCAAGGTGAAAGTGTTTCACTAGAGGAATTTGATGGTACACCAGTGTTCTTAAATTTTTGGGCTTCGTGGTGTCCACCTTGTAAAGCTGAGATGCCAGATATGGTTGAGGTTGCAAAGATGTATGAAGGAGAAGTACAGTTCATTGGGGTAAATATGGCTACACAAGATAGAATAGAGGCTGCAGAGTCTTTTTTGGATGAGTACGATGTATTTTATACAAATGTCATTGATGAAACTAGAACTGTGGCAGACATGTACCAAATAACTGCAATACCTACAACCTTTGTTATTGATAGAGATGGTGTTATTACGTATAGAAAACTCGGGGGTATGACAAAAAGAGAGATGGAAGCTACTATTGAAGAAGTAATAGAGAGGGGAAGATAA
- a CDS encoding CcdC family protein — protein sequence MTSVLVTVAAACMAMLAIIIRLRATKKPASVKKIILPPIFMSTGFLMFLYEPTRPAPLQVIEALAVGVLFSILLIKTSKFEIKEDKIYLKRSKAFAFILVGLLLLRIGFKIIIGDAINIEELGGMFFLLAYGMIIPWRISMYLQYKKVEQELKLEQEKTRTPIVPLET from the coding sequence GTGACGTCTGTCTTAGTTACTGTTGCTGCAGCGTGTATGGCAATGTTAGCAATCATAATTAGGTTACGAGCAACTAAGAAGCCAGCATCGGTGAAGAAGATTATATTACCACCGATATTTATGTCAACTGGTTTTCTCATGTTTTTGTATGAGCCAACGAGACCAGCTCCACTACAAGTCATAGAGGCGTTAGCAGTAGGGGTACTGTTTTCAATTTTGCTAATTAAAACGTCAAAGTTTGAAATAAAAGAGGACAAGATATATCTAAAACGTTCGAAAGCATTTGCATTTATTTTAGTAGGGTTATTGTTATTACGTATTGGATTTAAGATTATTATTGGTGACGCAATTAATATTGAAGAATTAGGCGGTATGTTCTTTTTACTAGCCTATGGGATGATTATTCCATGGAGAATTTCAATGTACCTACAATACAAAAAGGTGGAGCAAGAACTTAAGTTAGAGCAAGAGAAAACAAGAACACCAATTGTTCCACTAGAAACATAA
- a CDS encoding DUF2621 domain-containing protein codes for MSGWFMWFIVFWSVFLTVVMFIGGYFMFRKFLKRLPKEDGKSILDWQDHYIQKTIHLWTNENKKLLEELVSPVPNLFRDVAREKIAGKIGELAIEENADKITQDLVIRGYIIATPKRDHKFLLKKLKEKQIDVSPYSHLF; via the coding sequence ATGTCTGGCTGGTTTATGTGGTTCATCGTTTTTTGGTCGGTCTTCCTAACGGTTGTTATGTTTATCGGTGGTTACTTTATGTTCCGAAAGTTTTTAAAACGACTACCGAAAGAAGACGGCAAGTCAATATTAGACTGGCAAGATCACTACATACAAAAAACAATACATTTATGGACTAATGAGAATAAAAAACTATTAGAAGAACTAGTTTCACCTGTACCTAATCTATTTCGTGATGTGGCACGGGAAAAAATTGCAGGAAAGATTGGGGAACTTGCAATTGAAGAAAATGCAGACAAAATAACACAAGATTTAGTTATTCGTGGCTACATTATTGCTACACCTAAAAGGGACCATAAATTCCTCTTAAAGAAGCTAAAAGAAAAACAAATCGACGTTTCCCCATATAGTCATTTATTTTAA
- a CDS encoding heavy metal translocating P-type ATPase, whose amino-acid sequence MEQLTIPIRGMTCAACSTRIEKVLNKIDSVEASVNLPLEKTTISYDKSKVSIEEIVEKIDKLGFSVVERTIDLDIQGMSCAACSSRIEKATSKLDGVLEANVNLPLEKGSFKIIEGIIDEQGIINKIEKIGFEAQREKDIDEGEAREKDEVQIQRNRFLFALIFSIPLFITMIDHFYPERMLLPHWFMNGYLQWALATPVQFYAGWQFYRGAYKTLSNKSANMDVLVAMGTSAAYFYSVWLVLQGEVYLFFETSAVIITLILLGKLLEARAKGRTSEAIQKLLQLQAKNARVIRNGIETEVPIEEVVLNDIIIVKPGEKIPLDGMVIEGHTSIDESMLTGESIPVDKKVDDEVIGATINKHGSFKFKVTKVGKESTLSQIIKIVEQAQTSKAPIQRMADIISGYFVPAAVSIALFSFVLWYFFLGASFQDALINFTAVLVIACPCALGLATPTSIMVGTGKGAENGILFKGGGQLEQTHKTDTIVLDKTGTITKGEPVLTDIFVVNDWNESDLLTIVGSVEKGSEHPLAEAIVKGARDKGVELKDVDSFEAVPGYGIKASYETLEVLIGTRRLLQKFNVEYEGLEEMMVTFEEQGKTAMLVAINNQVAGLVSVADEVKESSKEAITSLKKLGYMVVMMTGDNRHTANAIAKEVGIDHVFSEVLPEQKAEKVEQLKQEGKRVIMVGDGINDAPALATADIGMAIGTGTDVAIEAADITLMRGDLTSIPQAIMLSRYTMRNIKQNLFWAFIYNSIGLPIAAAGLLAPWIAGAAMAFSSVSVVTNALRLKRVKL is encoded by the coding sequence GTGGAACAATTAACGATACCTATTAGGGGTATGACTTGCGCTGCCTGTTCAACTCGAATTGAGAAAGTATTGAATAAGATTGATAGTGTGGAAGCTTCTGTTAATCTACCTTTGGAAAAGACAACAATTTCTTATGATAAATCTAAGGTTTCTATCGAGGAGATAGTTGAAAAAATTGATAAGCTTGGTTTTTCGGTAGTAGAGAGAACAATTGATTTAGATATACAAGGGATGAGCTGTGCTGCTTGCTCTAGTAGAATTGAAAAGGCAACGTCTAAATTGGACGGTGTATTGGAGGCTAATGTTAATCTACCTCTTGAAAAAGGAAGTTTTAAAATTATTGAAGGTATCATCGATGAGCAAGGAATTATAAATAAAATAGAAAAGATAGGGTTTGAAGCACAGAGAGAAAAGGATATTGATGAAGGTGAAGCTAGAGAGAAAGACGAAGTACAAATACAACGGAATCGCTTCTTATTTGCCTTAATCTTCTCAATACCATTATTTATTACGATGATTGATCATTTTTATCCAGAGAGAATGCTCTTGCCTCACTGGTTTATGAACGGATATTTACAATGGGCACTCGCTACTCCAGTACAATTTTATGCAGGTTGGCAGTTTTATCGAGGTGCTTATAAAACGTTAAGTAATAAGAGTGCAAACATGGATGTACTAGTAGCAATGGGGACATCAGCGGCATATTTCTATTCTGTCTGGCTTGTACTTCAAGGTGAAGTTTATTTATTCTTTGAAACTAGTGCTGTAATTATTACTTTAATTTTATTAGGAAAATTACTTGAAGCAAGAGCAAAGGGTAGAACATCAGAGGCGATTCAGAAATTACTTCAATTACAAGCAAAGAATGCACGTGTAATCCGTAACGGTATCGAAACTGAGGTTCCAATTGAGGAAGTTGTTTTGAATGATATCATTATTGTGAAGCCAGGGGAAAAGATACCTCTAGACGGTATGGTTATAGAAGGTCATACGAGTATTGATGAATCTATGTTAACAGGAGAAAGTATACCAGTTGATAAAAAAGTTGATGATGAGGTAATCGGTGCGACAATTAATAAGCATGGAAGTTTTAAATTTAAAGTAACAAAGGTAGGAAAGGAATCAACCTTATCACAGATCATTAAGATTGTAGAGCAAGCTCAAACGTCTAAGGCTCCAATTCAGCGTATGGCTGATATTATATCTGGATATTTTGTTCCGGCAGCTGTTTCAATTGCATTATTCTCCTTTGTATTATGGTATTTCTTTTTAGGAGCTAGTTTTCAAGATGCATTAATTAACTTTACCGCTGTTTTAGTTATTGCTTGTCCTTGTGCTTTAGGTCTTGCGACTCCAACATCGATTATGGTTGGAACAGGTAAAGGGGCAGAGAATGGAATATTATTCAAAGGTGGAGGACAGCTAGAACAAACGCACAAAACGGATACAATCGTTCTTGATAAAACAGGCACAATTACAAAAGGTGAGCCTGTATTAACGGATATTTTTGTCGTTAATGATTGGAATGAATCTGATTTACTGACGATTGTTGGTTCTGTAGAGAAAGGGTCAGAACATCCTTTAGCAGAAGCAATTGTAAAAGGAGCTAGGGACAAAGGCGTTGAGTTAAAAGATGTAGATTCATTTGAAGCAGTACCTGGCTATGGAATAAAAGCAAGCTATGAAACACTAGAAGTTCTTATAGGTACAAGAAGACTATTACAAAAATTTAACGTAGAGTACGAAGGGCTAGAAGAAATGATGGTTACTTTTGAAGAGCAAGGAAAGACGGCTATGCTAGTCGCTATAAATAATCAAGTGGCTGGACTCGTCTCAGTAGCGGATGAGGTAAAAGAAAGCTCAAAAGAAGCAATTACTAGCTTAAAGAAGCTGGGATATATGGTTGTTATGATGACGGGAGATAATCGTCATACGGCAAATGCAATTGCGAAAGAAGTAGGAATAGACCATGTCTTTTCAGAGGTTCTTCCTGAACAAAAGGCTGAAAAGGTAGAGCAGCTGAAACAAGAAGGAAAACGTGTGATTATGGTTGGAGATGGTATAAATGATGCCCCAGCTTTAGCAACAGCTGACATTGGAATGGCTATCGGCACTGGGACTGATGTTGCAATTGAGGCAGCAGATATTACATTAATGCGAGGAGATTTAACATCGATTCCTCAAGCAATTATGCTTAGTCGTTATACAATGCGAAATATTAAACAAAACTTATTCTGGGCATTTATCTATAATTCTATAGGCTTACCAATTGCCGCAGCAGGACTTCTTGCCCCTTGGATTGCAGGAGCTGCAATGGCCTTTAGTTCTGTATCAGTTGTTACCAATGCTTTACGACTAAAACGAGTAAAGCTTTGA
- a CDS encoding NAD-dependent epimerase/dehydratase family protein, with protein MNEKVALIAGASGLVGSELLQILLNGEAYDKVYAVSRKPLEIDHPKLIEVVCDFDNLEEIQGDYVVDDVFCCLGTTIKKAKTKEVMYKVDVEYPISLANITREMGAKHYLLISSMNANPSSPIWYPKMKGELEEELKRIRFTTTSIFRPALLLGNRKEFRLGEDIASKLFKGVSSLFKGSWKSRFAIEASSVAKGMYEVAQMDKTGVTIYASTTIEDIANKIHNER; from the coding sequence ATGAATGAAAAAGTAGCGCTAATTGCAGGTGCGAGTGGTTTAGTTGGAAGCGAGCTTCTTCAAATTCTCCTAAATGGTGAAGCGTACGATAAGGTGTATGCAGTTAGTAGAAAGCCTCTTGAAATAGACCACCCAAAGTTAATAGAAGTAGTGTGTGACTTTGATAATCTTGAAGAAATTCAGGGTGACTATGTTGTTGATGATGTTTTCTGTTGTTTAGGGACAACTATCAAGAAGGCGAAAACAAAAGAGGTAATGTACAAGGTAGATGTAGAGTATCCAATTTCTTTAGCAAATATTACGAGAGAAATGGGTGCGAAACATTATCTCCTAATAAGTTCTATGAACGCAAATCCTTCATCTCCAATATGGTATCCAAAAATGAAAGGAGAACTTGAAGAAGAGCTAAAGAGAATTCGGTTCACTACAACGTCTATCTTCCGTCCAGCTCTATTATTAGGAAATAGAAAAGAATTCAGATTGGGAGAAGACATTGCTAGTAAGCTCTTTAAAGGGGTATCTTCTTTATTTAAAGGCTCTTGGAAAAGTCGATTCGCAATTGAAGCTTCATCAGTTGCAAAGGGGATGTATGAAGTGGCACAAATGGATAAAACTGGAGTAACTATATATGCTTCTACTACGATAGAGGACATAGCAAATAAAATACATAATGAGAGATAA
- a CDS encoding AAA family ATPase, giving the protein MSTVSSVEVEALFDEVSKIVIGRKKELRLIFTALLTEGHVLLEDLPGTGKTTMVKAFSKGLDCLFSRIQCTPDLLPSDVLGGSIYNPKTNEFTFRKGPVFTNVLLVDEINRTLPRTQSSLLECMEERQVSIEGKTHPLSSPFIVLATQNPVEMEGTFPLPEAQLDRFLMKLNLGYLSPKDEERMLEQVGDRLSYETIESKFNPKQIEELQEKIKNVQVHAQIREYITLLANETRNHQLVSIGVSPRASKALYRTVKTWAVLNDRQYVVPDDVKEMLYPVWNHRMILKTEAHINDTTPEEILVEVAERVPVPEERVVRL; this is encoded by the coding sequence ATGAGTACGGTTTCGAGTGTTGAAGTGGAAGCATTGTTTGATGAGGTATCTAAGATTGTTATAGGAAGAAAAAAAGAATTAAGACTTATCTTTACAGCGCTACTAACAGAGGGGCATGTTTTATTAGAAGACCTTCCAGGTACAGGGAAAACAACGATGGTCAAAGCTTTTTCAAAAGGGTTAGATTGTTTATTTTCTAGAATTCAATGTACACCAGATTTACTTCCTTCTGATGTATTAGGTGGTTCAATTTATAACCCGAAGACTAATGAATTTACGTTTCGTAAAGGTCCAGTCTTTACAAATGTCCTGCTTGTCGATGAAATAAATCGAACATTACCAAGAACGCAATCTAGTTTATTAGAATGTATGGAAGAGCGTCAAGTGTCGATTGAAGGGAAGACACATCCATTATCTAGTCCGTTTATTGTCCTAGCTACTCAAAATCCTGTCGAGATGGAAGGTACATTTCCATTACCTGAAGCGCAACTAGATCGATTTCTTATGAAGTTAAATCTCGGGTATTTGTCGCCAAAAGACGAGGAAAGGATGCTTGAACAAGTAGGAGATAGGCTTTCATATGAAACAATCGAAAGTAAATTCAATCCTAAACAAATTGAAGAGCTTCAAGAAAAGATTAAAAATGTACAAGTTCATGCTCAAATTAGAGAATACATAACATTGTTAGCAAATGAAACTCGTAATCATCAACTTGTTTCGATAGGTGTTAGTCCAAGAGCGAGTAAGGCACTTTATCGAACGGTAAAAACGTGGGCAGTCTTAAATGACCGACAATATGTTGTTCCAGATGATGTAAAAGAAATGCTATACCCTGTGTGGAATCATCGGATGATTTTAAAAACAGAAGCTCATATAAACGATACGACACCTGAAGAAATTTTAGTGGAAGTAGCTGAGAGAGTTCCTGTACCTGAGGAGCGTGTCGTTCGTTTATGA
- a CDS encoding methyl-accepting chemotaxis protein, with amino-acid sequence MTDDLQTLVKHLQTNAKELKGTSLHIDQAALESLHAHQEISATVENTTNNIEKQNENIEVIQASLQEVNVSIEEISSATKRARTITEGAIETSDNGVIAIENVIDKLKLVNENTDNLQSILSRLEKESTNINSIVKVITQISEQTNLLALNATIEAARAGEHGKGFAVVANEVRKLAEESSKSASMISRIVNENITLTKSSVQSIDSLKTGLNYSNEIVQQSKQTLKSIKENSLHVDTNVFTISEHITQQVYANQELSRSVESISSLSHEIAEGAHFSNNVIKEQTTTSEKFKDGTKRLEVMTSDFENLLKGFKV; translated from the coding sequence ATGACTGATGATTTACAAACATTAGTAAAGCACTTACAAACCAATGCAAAAGAATTAAAGGGAACATCTCTGCATATTGACCAAGCAGCATTAGAATCGTTACATGCTCACCAGGAAATCTCAGCTACAGTTGAAAATACAACGAACAATATAGAAAAACAGAATGAAAATATTGAGGTTATACAAGCATCACTTCAAGAAGTGAATGTGTCTATTGAAGAAATCTCATCTGCGACAAAACGAGCTCGGACAATAACAGAAGGTGCAATTGAAACCTCTGACAATGGTGTGATAGCGATAGAAAATGTAATCGATAAGTTAAAGCTGGTAAACGAGAACACTGATAATCTTCAATCAATCCTATCAAGACTAGAAAAAGAATCGACAAATATTAATAGTATCGTAAAAGTAATTACTCAAATTTCAGAACAGACAAATTTACTTGCGTTAAATGCGACAATAGAAGCAGCACGGGCAGGAGAACACGGTAAAGGGTTTGCGGTAGTAGCGAATGAAGTAAGAAAACTCGCGGAGGAAAGCTCGAAGTCTGCCTCTATGATCTCTAGAATTGTAAATGAAAATATAACATTAACAAAAAGCTCAGTACAATCTATCGATTCCTTAAAAACAGGTTTGAACTACAGTAATGAAATTGTTCAACAATCAAAACAAACATTAAAATCAATTAAAGAAAACTCTCTACATGTTGATACTAACGTGTTTACAATTTCTGAACATATTACACAGCAAGTCTATGCTAATCAGGAGTTAAGTAGGTCAGTCGAGTCGATTTCGAGTCTGTCACATGAAATTGCGGAGGGAGCTCACTTTTCAAATAATGTTATTAAGGAGCAAACAACAACATCTGAAAAGTTTAAAGATGGAACGAAAAGATTAGAAGTAATGACTAGTGACTTTGAGAATCTCTTAAAAGGATTTAAGGTATAA
- a CDS encoding agmatinase family protein, with the protein MGVPFDIGTTYRAGARFGPEALRRISKLFTSYSYEKGVDLIESLNMCDVGDVFTIANIEKSFDQIYKAVSHVFCQGTLPVLLGGDYSIGYPAVRAIADNIDGNIGIIHLDRHLDLQEKDMDERMHTTPWFHASNIPNAPPSNLVQVGIGGWQTLREAVKNVRKFDTTVITMNDVEKLGIEKVAEIALEKAWKGAKAVYLSVDIDSFDSGFVPGTGWPHPQGLTPREGMKFLDLVAREGICGLELVEVSPPYDVSDQTALLGTAIISDVLGAMVDAGKLGKKFV; encoded by the coding sequence ATGGGAGTTCCTTTTGATATTGGAACTACTTACCGTGCTGGTGCTCGATTTGGACCTGAAGCTCTTCGAAGAATTTCAAAACTATTTACTAGCTATAGTTATGAAAAAGGTGTCGATTTGATCGAATCACTAAATATGTGTGATGTTGGTGATGTGTTTACTATTGCTAATATTGAAAAAAGCTTCGATCAAATCTACAAGGCTGTATCACATGTCTTTTGCCAAGGTACTCTACCAGTCTTGCTTGGTGGCGATTACTCTATTGGGTATCCAGCTGTACGTGCGATCGCTGATAATATTGACGGAAATATTGGTATCATACACCTTGATCGCCATTTAGATTTACAAGAAAAGGACATGGACGAAAGGATGCATACTACGCCTTGGTTCCATGCAAGCAATATTCCAAACGCACCACCATCAAACCTAGTTCAAGTTGGAATAGGTGGTTGGCAAACACTTAGAGAAGCAGTGAAAAATGTACGGAAATTTGATACTACAGTGATCACAATGAATGATGTAGAAAAGCTAGGTATAGAAAAAGTAGCTGAAATCGCATTAGAAAAAGCCTGGAAAGGTGCTAAAGCAGTATATTTAAGTGTGGATATTGATAGTTTTGATAGTGGTTTTGTACCGGGGACGGGTTGGCCTCACCCTCAAGGGCTTACCCCAAGAGAAGGGATGAAATTTTTAGACTTAGTTGCCAGGGAAGGAATATGTGGTCTAGAGTTGGTAGAAGTATCACCACCATATGATGTCAGCGATCAAACGGCACTGCTCGGAACTGCAATTATTTCTGATGTGCTTGGAGCAATGGTCGATGCTGGAAAACTAGGTAAGAAGTTTGTGTGA